One stretch of Cellulomonas wangsupingiae DNA includes these proteins:
- a CDS encoding endo-1,4-beta-xylanase, with translation MRRTRHPRVLETIGIGATAVALVATSLVVAGGAAGAVEPETVLGLDFDDESIGTWTPSGDGVSLGYVDVDADGGKALEVADRSADYFGITSPEVTYEAGVTYTFSMRARLPEGAAGTSAIRFVVDQDYTWIGDTPIDADGWSTVSGTYTPTEDVTRKVYLGTADLVTGTSPEPTSYTYLVDDVEVTRAAAGGEDVTVLSSDFESGVAPWVGRGTATVERTTDAAHGGEGAMLVSGRTDTWHGAATPIASLLPAGSTSTVSAWVRLAAGQEADTIKMTVAEVPEAYTQVAPAVEVTDQEWVQLTGTYTRGDAVTGGDLYLEAAGATTSFLVDDVVITSRTPTDDWEPDLDGFVPGGAVNPTSTPVVAARGTGDVAALTFDDGPNGEDTAELLDFLAENDLPATFCVIGSQVTAPGGADMLRRIVSEGHTLCNHSTGWADMGAMTKAQVETDLKANLAIIREALGDPDAKVPYFRAPNGSWGQTIPVAVALGMQPLAVTNTISDWETQDEAVLTANLRAAMQPGRIVLVHDGGGDRAASVAATRTVVTERLADGWTFTLPQGGADDAGTNLTFDFEDGTLQGWEPRATEDGAATVAVVEGGHDSTYAAQVSDRVHQGQGLQYDVTGLLAAGTTYEFEAWVRFAGTPGDMTLSVRTEAGGTSTYGNLVTITGVTEEWTRVTGRFSLPAYETAAEVYFETAWDSGNPGNTSTFLVDDVVFRTPPPATIEDITPLKDTVPFPMGVAIDSRETQGDPGTLTQRHFNQITAENHMKPEAWYDAEGAFRIHPEATALMDSAAAHDMRVYGHVLVWHSQTPEWFFQDDAGQPLTADDAGQAVLRERLRTHIFDIAGNLAGTYGPFGSDTNPLVAWDVVNEVVSDGAENPDGLRRSEWFRILGEDFIDLAFQFADEAFNEEYAAPGTDRPVALFINDYNTEQSGKQDRYYALVERLLARGVPVDGVGHQFHVSLSLPVSALEAAITRFEALDVVQAVTELDVATGTPVTDAKLIDQGYFYRDAFDIFRSHADSLFSVTVWGLNDGRSWVNDNGAPLLFNDDLQAKPAYYGAADQDLPDRVRTATVFGGQVALDEDATSAVEWQQLRLHDVGEAGAFQLRWTADTLTVLVDVEGDADAVEVQVGDTTFTYARDGSGDVDGVDADRTGGWRAVVHVPLDGAAVGGTLPFDLRIVDGDDVTGWANAGATGTLTLVEELSYLEVGQATAAPTVDGDVDDVWADAEAVTSAKQVSGTGTAVGEFRTLWSDDTLYVLAEIADPDIDVTGSDPWIQDSVEIYVDAGNYKNGAYRAEDTQIRISAENVVSFGTGDEAAQRARVESATTRTDEGYLVELSVDLLDEGGLGTFHGLDFQVNDASAGARLGITNWADPTGLGYQSNARWGVGQLVAAEPPSGPATGVPARPLLSHDNWDGDGSFTVRSSVWWGQNAHTLTLLENGTPIATQRVVDATPGAQTATFEVTGRANGSYSYEVVATNQHGETTSRPLVVRVVAANPGMPVVVHDNWDGNGTYTVSMHMWWGTNADTYRLYENGVLVDTQTLTPNGRHPQHAGTRITGRAKGIYRYTVELSNAAGTTTSRLALPVVVWR, from the coding sequence ATGCGTCGAACCAGGCACCCCCGGGTGCTCGAAACTATCGGGATCGGTGCGACGGCGGTCGCCCTCGTCGCGACGTCCCTCGTGGTCGCCGGCGGTGCCGCCGGCGCCGTGGAGCCCGAGACCGTCCTCGGCCTGGACTTCGACGACGAGTCGATCGGCACGTGGACACCCAGCGGCGACGGCGTCAGCCTGGGCTACGTCGACGTCGACGCCGACGGCGGCAAGGCGCTGGAGGTCGCGGACCGGTCCGCCGACTACTTCGGCATCACGTCGCCCGAGGTCACGTACGAGGCGGGTGTCACCTACACGTTCTCGATGCGCGCACGCCTGCCCGAGGGTGCGGCCGGCACCAGCGCCATCCGCTTCGTGGTCGACCAGGACTACACCTGGATCGGCGACACGCCGATCGACGCCGACGGCTGGAGCACCGTCTCCGGGACGTACACCCCGACCGAGGACGTGACCCGCAAGGTCTACCTCGGCACGGCGGACCTGGTGACCGGCACGTCTCCCGAGCCCACGTCGTACACCTACCTCGTCGACGACGTCGAGGTCACGCGCGCGGCCGCCGGCGGCGAGGACGTCACCGTCCTGAGCAGCGACTTCGAGTCCGGCGTCGCGCCGTGGGTCGGGCGCGGCACGGCGACCGTCGAGCGCACCACGGACGCCGCGCACGGCGGCGAGGGCGCCATGCTCGTCAGCGGCCGGACGGACACCTGGCACGGTGCGGCCACGCCCATCGCGTCCCTGCTGCCGGCGGGCTCGACGTCCACCGTCTCCGCGTGGGTCAGGCTGGCAGCGGGCCAGGAGGCCGACACGATCAAGATGACGGTCGCCGAGGTCCCCGAGGCGTACACGCAGGTCGCGCCCGCGGTGGAGGTGACGGACCAGGAGTGGGTCCAGCTCACCGGCACGTACACGCGCGGTGACGCCGTGACCGGCGGTGACCTGTACCTCGAGGCCGCCGGTGCGACGACGAGCTTCCTCGTCGACGACGTGGTCATCACCAGCCGGACGCCGACGGACGACTGGGAGCCCGACCTCGACGGCTTCGTGCCGGGTGGTGCGGTGAACCCGACCAGCACCCCGGTCGTCGCCGCACGCGGCACCGGTGACGTCGCCGCGCTGACGTTCGACGACGGCCCGAACGGCGAGGACACGGCCGAGCTGCTGGACTTCCTCGCGGAGAACGACCTGCCCGCGACGTTCTGCGTCATCGGCTCGCAGGTCACCGCGCCCGGTGGCGCGGACATGCTGCGCCGGATCGTCTCCGAGGGCCACACGCTGTGCAACCACAGCACCGGCTGGGCCGACATGGGCGCCATGACCAAGGCGCAGGTCGAGACCGACCTCAAGGCCAACCTCGCGATCATCCGCGAGGCGCTCGGCGACCCGGACGCGAAGGTCCCGTACTTCCGCGCGCCCAACGGCTCGTGGGGCCAGACCATCCCGGTCGCCGTCGCGCTCGGCATGCAGCCGCTCGCCGTGACCAACACGATCTCGGACTGGGAGACCCAGGACGAGGCGGTCCTGACCGCCAACCTGCGCGCCGCGATGCAGCCGGGCCGCATCGTGCTGGTGCACGACGGCGGCGGGGACCGCGCCGCCTCGGTGGCGGCCACGCGCACGGTGGTCACCGAGCGCCTCGCCGACGGCTGGACGTTCACGCTGCCGCAGGGCGGCGCCGACGACGCGGGCACCAACCTCACCTTCGACTTCGAGGACGGCACGCTGCAGGGCTGGGAGCCGCGCGCCACCGAGGACGGCGCCGCCACGGTCGCCGTGGTCGAGGGCGGGCACGACTCGACGTACGCCGCGCAGGTGTCCGACCGCGTGCACCAGGGCCAGGGCCTGCAGTACGACGTCACCGGGCTGCTGGCCGCGGGGACGACGTACGAGTTCGAGGCGTGGGTCCGGTTCGCGGGAACGCCGGGTGACATGACGCTCAGCGTGCGCACGGAGGCCGGCGGGACGAGCACCTACGGCAACCTGGTCACGATCACCGGGGTCACCGAGGAGTGGACCCGCGTCACCGGCAGGTTCTCCCTGCCGGCGTACGAGACGGCCGCCGAGGTGTACTTCGAGACCGCGTGGGACAGCGGCAACCCGGGCAACACGTCGACCTTCCTCGTCGACGACGTCGTGTTCCGCACGCCGCCGCCCGCGACGATCGAGGACATCACGCCGCTCAAGGACACCGTGCCGTTCCCGATGGGCGTCGCGATCGACAGCCGCGAGACCCAGGGCGACCCGGGCACGCTCACGCAGCGGCACTTCAACCAGATCACGGCCGAGAACCACATGAAGCCCGAGGCCTGGTACGACGCCGAGGGCGCCTTCCGGATCCACCCCGAGGCGACGGCCCTGATGGACTCGGCCGCGGCCCACGACATGCGGGTCTACGGCCACGTGCTCGTGTGGCACAGCCAGACGCCGGAGTGGTTCTTCCAGGACGACGCCGGGCAGCCGCTGACGGCGGACGACGCCGGTCAGGCCGTGCTGCGTGAGCGTCTGCGCACGCACATCTTCGACATCGCCGGGAACCTCGCGGGCACCTACGGCCCGTTCGGGTCGGACACGAACCCGCTCGTGGCGTGGGACGTCGTCAACGAGGTCGTGTCCGACGGGGCCGAGAACCCCGACGGCCTGCGGCGCTCCGAGTGGTTCCGCATCCTCGGCGAGGACTTCATCGACCTCGCGTTCCAGTTCGCCGACGAGGCGTTCAACGAGGAGTACGCCGCGCCCGGCACCGACCGTCCGGTGGCGCTGTTCATCAACGACTACAACACCGAGCAGTCCGGCAAGCAGGACCGCTACTACGCGCTGGTCGAGCGGCTGCTCGCCCGCGGGGTGCCGGTCGACGGCGTGGGCCACCAGTTCCACGTCAGCCTGTCGCTCCCGGTCTCCGCGCTGGAGGCCGCCATCACGAGGTTCGAGGCGCTCGACGTGGTCCAGGCCGTCACCGAGCTCGACGTCGCCACCGGCACCCCGGTGACCGACGCCAAGCTCATCGACCAGGGCTACTTCTACCGCGACGCGTTCGACATCTTCCGGTCGCACGCCGACTCGCTGTTCTCGGTGACCGTGTGGGGCCTCAACGACGGCCGCAGCTGGGTCAACGACAACGGCGCACCGCTGCTGTTCAACGACGACCTGCAGGCCAAGCCCGCGTACTACGGCGCGGCCGACCAGGACCTGCCGGACCGCGTCCGCACCGCCACCGTGTTCGGCGGCCAGGTCGCGCTCGACGAGGACGCCACGTCCGCCGTCGAGTGGCAGCAGCTCCGCCTGCACGACGTCGGCGAGGCCGGTGCCTTCCAGCTGCGCTGGACCGCGGACACGCTCACGGTGCTCGTGGACGTCGAGGGCGACGCCGATGCCGTCGAGGTGCAGGTGGGCGACACCACGTTCACCTACGCCCGTGACGGGTCGGGCGACGTCGACGGCGTCGACGCCGACCGGACGGGCGGCTGGCGTGCCGTCGTGCACGTGCCGCTGGACGGGGCGGCGGTCGGCGGCACGCTGCCGTTCGACCTGCGGATCGTCGACGGTGACGACGTCACGGGGTGGGCGAACGCCGGCGCGACCGGCACGCTGACCCTCGTCGAGGAGCTGTCCTACCTCGAGGTCGGGCAGGCGACGGCGGCACCCACGGTCGACGGTGACGTCGACGACGTGTGGGCCGACGCGGAGGCGGTGACGTCGGCCAAGCAGGTGTCCGGCACGGGCACGGCCGTCGGCGAGTTCCGGACCCTGTGGTCGGACGACACGCTGTACGTGCTCGCCGAGATCGCCGACCCGGACATCGACGTCACGGGATCCGACCCGTGGATCCAGGACTCCGTGGAGATCTACGTCGACGCGGGCAACTACAAGAACGGCGCGTACCGGGCCGAGGACACGCAGATCCGCATCTCGGCGGAGAACGTGGTCTCGTTCGGTACCGGGGACGAGGCGGCGCAGCGCGCACGCGTCGAGTCGGCGACCACGCGCACCGACGAGGGCTACCTCGTCGAGCTCTCGGTCGACCTGCTCGACGAGGGTGGGCTCGGCACCTTCCACGGCCTGGACTTCCAGGTCAACGACGCGTCGGCCGGTGCCCGCCTGGGCATCACCAACTGGGCGGACCCCACGGGCCTCGGCTACCAGTCGAACGCCCGGTGGGGCGTCGGGCAGCTCGTGGCCGCCGAGCCGCCGTCCGGCCCGGCCACGGGGGTGCCGGCCAGGCCGCTGCTCTCGCACGACAACTGGGACGGCGACGGCTCGTTCACGGTGAGGTCGTCGGTGTGGTGGGGGCAGAACGCCCACACCCTGACCCTCCTCGAGAACGGCACGCCGATCGCCACGCAGCGCGTCGTCGACGCGACCCCGGGCGCCCAGACCGCGACCTTCGAGGTCACGGGCCGGGCCAACGGCTCCTACTCCTACGAGGTCGTCGCGACCAACCAGCACGGCGAGACGACGAGCCGGCCCCTGGTGGTGCGGGTCGTCGCCGCGAACCCGGGGATGCCCGTGGTCGTGCACGACAACTGGGACGGCAACGGGACCTACACCGTCTCGATGCACATGTGGTGGGGCACCAACGCCGACACGTACAGGCTCTACGAGAACGGTGTCCTGGTCGACACCCAGACGCTGACGCCGAACGGTCGCCACCCGCAGCACGCGGGGACGCGGATCACCGGCCGCGCCAAGGGGATCTACAGGTACACCGTGGAGCTGTCCAACGCGGCGGGCACCACCACGAGCCGCCTGGCGCTCCCGGTGGTCGTCTGGCGATGA
- a CDS encoding endo-1,4-beta-xylanase, with translation MIGTSLSSASAAAPPVVVVSANFDDGTLGQLQQSGNPTFEYVAEGAGRALSVSGRVNSWDGVSSAEGVFEAGTEYTLSARVRLPAGSAPTTAHFTGFNGVANPDGVYTWVGDTPVTADAWTTVTGTYTLPAGSVPAKSKVTLEVGGAAPWPAFLLDDVLVTRAAPTPPPTTTVVSANFDDGTLGQLQQSGNPTFEYVAEGAGRALSVSGRVNSWDGVSSAEGVLEAGTEYTLSARVRLPAGSAPTTAHFTGFNGVANPDGVYTWVGDTPVTADAWTTVTGTYTLPAGSVPAKSKVTLEVGGAAPWPAFLLDDVVVSRPGSSPGDGWAPDLTGFVPGGAVSPTASPVTTARTVEGATRTAALTFDDGPDGAHTDGLLDFLAANDVQATFCVIGQNVKASGGAALLRRIVSEGHAVCNHGTGYADMGGWTKAQVEADLRENLATIRTALGDPTAKVPYFRAPNGSWGQTAAVAVALGMQPLAVTNTIEDWSTQDEATLTANLRAAMKDGQVVLVHDGGGDRAASVAATRTVVAERLAAGWTFTLPTGGADGSYVPSRSIDADFEDGTSQGWSGRDVGNGPPTVEIVEPGHASRYAARISDRAGHGEGLIADVTGIFEGGATYDFSAWIKFEEGGTPGDVSLTADVDSSYPNLVQLTGMANDWVQVSGTFAMPPYTTSARLYFETHYAGGNTSTFLVDDITFTQRPDPVIQKDLPALFDSVDVPLGVAVDARETQRSAAELLNQHFEQVTAENSMKPENWYNGRTFAPNAQTEAMMDYAVANDLRVYGHVLVWHAQTPAWFFQDEASQPLPVNAASAEIVRQRMETHIENVAKWIHDEYGAFGSPTNPVVGWDVVNEVISDGSTPDGMRESPWHTYLGEEFVDRAFEYADKYVNDAYHAGGEAPRIALFINDYNSELTSKQDRYYRLVTDLIERGVPIDGVGHQFHVSLSLPVSLLDGALARFSGLGLQQAVTEFDVTAGATTDEELRHALFIEQGYYYRDAFKVFQKYEEQMFSITVWGLYDARSWRNADGGPLPFDEGMQAKPAYYGIVDAELPARVRTAHAFAGDVALDADATSDVAWQQLPLTLVDGEVAGFQARWSTDHLTVFVAAQDGYDTVEIQVGDKEYVIARDSSGTDRVVTDTADGWAAVVRLPVTVEQGDVVDFDLRAVEGDTVAGWNTPGHLGELRLVEPLSTVAVAKAASAPALDGEVDAVWQQAATVSTGKQVVGTAGAAATVRTLWQDNRLFVLADVVDPTVDAEDAFEIFLDAGNFKNVTYRYDDLHVGIDRSGTVAVLRGDQGFHANRVESEVVRTATGYRVEASFDMLDQYVGLGTFHGLDFQVTDAVDGEQVAAATWADPIGTGDESTQRWGVAQLVAAPTPPTEGVKPELWLSSSSVKPGGAVKVDLTGFMPGDTVTIALGNGVTAAGGLGGVGAAAVAPAGTTALGSVVVAADGTAALTVTVPLRTVAGTYLVVAAVEGEVVAEGALTVLAAAPAAPDAAAGRGALATTGTGVAPGLLGLLALLTGSVLVVVHHRLRPGSGVHRAPRR, from the coding sequence ATGATCGGCACGTCCCTGTCCTCGGCGAGTGCCGCCGCGCCACCCGTGGTGGTCGTCTCGGCGAACTTCGACGACGGCACGCTGGGTCAGCTGCAGCAGAGCGGCAACCCGACGTTCGAGTACGTCGCGGAGGGCGCGGGGCGCGCGCTGAGCGTCTCGGGCCGCGTGAACAGCTGGGACGGGGTGTCCAGCGCCGAGGGGGTGTTCGAGGCGGGCACGGAGTACACGCTCAGCGCCCGCGTCCGGCTCCCCGCGGGCTCGGCGCCCACGACGGCGCACTTCACCGGGTTCAACGGAGTGGCGAACCCCGACGGTGTCTACACCTGGGTGGGCGACACCCCGGTCACGGCGGACGCCTGGACCACGGTCACCGGGACGTACACGCTGCCGGCCGGCTCGGTGCCGGCGAAGTCGAAGGTCACCCTGGAGGTCGGTGGCGCGGCTCCGTGGCCGGCCTTCCTCCTCGACGACGTGCTCGTGACGCGCGCGGCACCGACGCCGCCACCAACGACGACGGTCGTCTCGGCGAACTTCGACGACGGCACGCTGGGTCAGCTGCAGCAGAGCGGCAACCCGACGTTCGAGTACGTCGCGGAGGGCGCGGGGCGCGCGCTGAGCGTCTCGGGCCGCGTGAACAGCTGGGACGGGGTGTCCAGCGCCGAGGGGGTGCTCGAGGCGGGCACGGAGTACACGCTCAGCGCCCGCGTCCGGCTCCCCGCGGGCTCGGCGCCCACGACGGCGCACTTCACCGGGTTCAACGGAGTGGCGAACCCCGACGGTGTCTACACCTGGGTGGGCGACACCCCGGTCACGGCCGACGCCTGGACCACGGTCACCGGGACGTACACGCTGCCGGCCGGCTCGGTGCCGGCGAAGTCGAAGGTCACCCTGGAGGTCGGTGGCGCGGCTCCGTGGCCGGCCTTCCTCCTCGACGACGTCGTGGTCAGCCGCCCCGGGAGCAGCCCCGGTGACGGCTGGGCCCCGGACCTCACGGGCTTCGTGCCCGGTGGTGCGGTGAGCCCGACGGCGTCGCCCGTCACCACGGCACGCACGGTCGAGGGCGCGACGCGCACCGCCGCGCTGACGTTCGACGACGGCCCCGACGGCGCCCACACGGACGGGCTGCTCGACTTCCTCGCGGCCAACGACGTCCAGGCCACGTTCTGCGTCATCGGCCAGAACGTGAAGGCGTCCGGCGGCGCAGCCCTCCTGCGGCGGATCGTGTCCGAGGGGCACGCGGTGTGCAACCACGGCACGGGCTACGCCGACATGGGCGGGTGGACCAAGGCCCAGGTCGAGGCCGACCTCCGGGAGAACCTCGCGACCATCCGCACGGCGCTCGGTGACCCGACGGCCAAGGTGCCGTACTTCCGCGCCCCCAACGGGTCGTGGGGCCAGACGGCGGCCGTGGCCGTCGCGCTGGGCATGCAGCCCCTCGCCGTCACGAACACGATCGAGGACTGGTCGACGCAGGACGAGGCGACCCTGACCGCGAACCTGCGCGCCGCCATGAAGGACGGCCAGGTCGTCCTGGTCCACGACGGTGGCGGTGACCGCGCCGCCTCGGTGGCGGCCACGCGCACGGTCGTCGCCGAGCGCCTCGCGGCCGGCTGGACGTTCACGCTGCCCACCGGTGGTGCGGACGGCTCGTACGTCCCGTCCCGCAGCATCGACGCGGACTTCGAGGACGGCACGTCGCAGGGCTGGTCCGGCCGCGACGTCGGCAACGGCCCGCCCACGGTCGAGATCGTCGAGCCGGGTCACGCGTCGAGGTACGCCGCGCGCATCTCGGACCGTGCCGGACACGGCGAGGGCCTGATCGCGGACGTCACCGGCATCTTCGAGGGCGGCGCCACGTACGACTTCTCGGCGTGGATCAAGTTCGAGGAGGGCGGCACCCCCGGTGACGTCTCCCTGACGGCCGACGTGGACAGCTCGTACCCGAACCTGGTGCAGCTGACGGGCATGGCGAACGACTGGGTGCAGGTCTCCGGGACGTTCGCGATGCCGCCGTACACGACCAGTGCGCGGCTGTACTTCGAGACCCACTACGCCGGTGGCAACACGTCGACCTTCCTGGTCGACGACATCACCTTCACCCAGCGGCCGGACCCGGTGATCCAGAAGGACCTGCCGGCGCTGTTCGACTCGGTGGACGTGCCGCTCGGCGTGGCCGTCGACGCCCGGGAGACCCAGCGGTCGGCGGCGGAGCTGCTCAACCAGCACTTCGAGCAGGTCACCGCCGAGAACTCGATGAAGCCGGAGAACTGGTACAACGGCCGCACGTTCGCGCCGAACGCGCAGACCGAGGCCATGATGGACTACGCCGTCGCCAACGACCTGCGGGTCTACGGGCACGTGCTCGTGTGGCACGCGCAGACGCCGGCCTGGTTCTTCCAGGACGAGGCGAGCCAGCCTCTGCCGGTGAACGCCGCGAGCGCCGAGATCGTCCGGCAGCGCATGGAGACCCACATCGAGAACGTCGCGAAGTGGATCCACGACGAGTACGGCGCCTTCGGCTCGCCGACCAACCCGGTCGTCGGCTGGGACGTCGTCAACGAGGTGATCTCCGACGGGAGCACCCCCGACGGCATGCGTGAGAGCCCTTGGCACACGTACCTCGGCGAGGAGTTCGTCGACCGTGCGTTCGAGTACGCGGACAAGTACGTCAACGACGCGTACCACGCCGGCGGCGAGGCGCCTCGGATCGCGCTGTTCATCAACGACTACAACAGCGAGCTGACGAGCAAGCAGGACCGGTACTACCGACTGGTGACCGACCTCATCGAGCGCGGTGTGCCGATCGACGGCGTGGGCCACCAGTTCCACGTCTCGCTCTCGCTGCCGGTGTCGTTGCTCGACGGCGCCCTGGCCCGGTTCTCCGGTCTGGGTCTGCAGCAGGCCGTGACGGAGTTCGACGTCACCGCAGGTGCCACGACGGACGAGGAGCTGCGCCACGCGCTGTTCATCGAGCAGGGCTACTACTACCGCGACGCGTTCAAGGTGTTCCAGAAGTACGAGGAGCAGATGTTCTCGATCACGGTGTGGGGTCTGTACGACGCGCGGTCGTGGCGCAACGCCGACGGTGGTCCGCTGCCGTTCGACGAGGGCATGCAGGCCAAGCCGGCCTACTACGGCATCGTCGACGCCGAGCTGCCGGCACGGGTCCGCACCGCTCACGCGTTCGCGGGTGACGTGGCCCTCGACGCCGACGCGACGTCGGACGTCGCGTGGCAGCAGCTCCCGCTCACGTTGGTGGACGGTGAGGTCGCCGGGTTCCAGGCACGGTGGAGCACGGACCACCTCACGGTGTTCGTGGCCGCGCAGGACGGGTACGACACGGTCGAGATCCAGGTGGGCGACAAGGAGTACGTGATCGCACGTGACTCGTCCGGGACCGACCGGGTCGTCACCGACACCGCCGACGGGTGGGCCGCGGTGGTCCGCCTGCCGGTGACGGTGGAGCAGGGCGACGTCGTCGACTTCGACCTGCGGGCGGTCGAGGGCGACACGGTGGCCGGCTGGAACACGCCGGGTCACCTCGGTGAGCTGCGGCTCGTCGAGCCGCTGTCGACGGTCGCGGTCGCGAAGGCGGCGTCCGCGCCGGCCCTCGACGGCGAGGTGGACGCGGTCTGGCAGCAGGCGGCGACGGTGTCGACGGGCAAGCAGGTCGTCGGCACGGCCGGTGCGGCGGCGACGGTCCGGACCCTGTGGCAGGACAACAGGCTGTTCGTCCTGGCCGACGTGGTCGACCCGACCGTGGACGCCGAGGACGCGTTCGAGATCTTCCTCGACGCGGGGAACTTCAAGAACGTCACGTACCGGTACGACGACCTGCATGTCGGCATCGACCGCTCGGGCACGGTGGCGGTGCTCCGGGGTGACCAGGGCTTCCACGCCAACCGCGTCGAGTCGGAGGTGGTGAGGACGGCGACCGGGTACCGCGTGGAGGCCTCCTTCGACATGCTCGACCAGTACGTCGGCCTGGGCACCTTCCACGGCCTGGACTTCCAGGTCACCGACGCCGTCGACGGCGAGCAGGTCGCGGCGGCCACATGGGCCGACCCGATCGGCACGGGCGACGAGTCGACGCAGCGGTGGGGTGTGGCACAGCTCGTGGCCGCACCGACGCCGCCGACCGAGGGCGTGAAGCCCGAGCTGTGGCTCTCGTCGTCGTCCGTCAAGCCCGGCGGTGCGGTGAAGGTCGACCTGACCGGGTTCATGCCGGGTGACACGGTGACGATCGCACTGGGCAACGGTGTGACGGCCGCGGGTGGCCTCGGTGGCGTGGGTGCCGCAGCGGTGGCGCCCGCGGGGACGACGGCGCTCGGCTCGGTGGTCGTCGCGGCTGACGGCACGGCGGCGCTGACGGTGACCGTCCCGCTCCGGACGGTGGCGGGCACGTACCTCGTGGTCGCGGCGGTCGAGGGCGAGGTCGTCGCCGAGGGTGCGCTCACCGTCCTGGCGGCCGCCCCGGCCGCCCCGGACGCGGCGGCGGGTCGTGGCGCGCTGGCGACCACGGGCACGGGCGTCGCACCGGGCCTGCTGGGCCTGCTGGCGCTGCTGACGGGCAGCGTGCTGGTCGTCGTGCACCACCGGCTCCGCCCGGGGTCGGGGGTCCACCGCGCACCGAGGCGCTGA